A region from the Thermus hydrothermalis genome encodes:
- a CDS encoding DUF3467 domain-containing protein, which translates to MNELKLDIQIDKDIALGRYTNLALIAHTKNEFILDFALLQPQGGAMVVSRIITSPQHAKALLRSLAENVARYEETFGPIPEPVAENQA; encoded by the coding sequence ATGAACGAGCTGAAGCTAGATATCCAGATTGACAAGGACATCGCCCTGGGCCGCTACACCAACCTGGCCCTTATCGCCCACACCAAGAACGAGTTCATCCTAGACTTCGCCCTGCTCCAGCCCCAGGGCGGGGCCATGGTGGTGAGCCGGATCATCACGAGCCCCCAGCACGCCAAGGCCCTCTTGCGGAGCCTGGCGGAGAACGTGGCCCGCTACGAGGAAACCTTCGGCCCCATCCCCGAGCCGGTGGCGGAAAACCAGGCCTAA